One genomic region from Arthrobacter sp. FB24 encodes:
- the cycA gene encoding D-serine/D-alanine/glycine transporter — translation MSERTTTVARNTATETARGGHSQEPHLARALGNRHIQLLAIGGAIGTGLFMGSGKTISLAGPSVIFVYMIIGSMLFFVMRAMGEILLSNLNYKSFSDFAGDLLGPWAGFFTGWSYWFFWVVTGVADIVAIAGYVDKLAPGTPLWIPALITPVVLILLNLPTVKAFGEAEFWFAIIKVVAILALIGTGIVMIATHFTSPNGAVASLANIWNDGGMFPHGMFGFILGFQIAIFAFAGIELVGTAAAETKDPEKNLPRAINSIPIRVLLFYVGALVVIMAVNPWRTIDAASSPFIGMFTLAGLGIAAVVINLVVLTSAASSANSGIYSTSRMVYGLAQDGNAPKAFGKLSIRKVPQNALLFSCIFLLAGLVLLYSGDSVIGAFTVVTSVASVLTMFVWSMILVSYIVFRRRRPALHAASAFKMPGGSFMPYVVLAFFVFMLVALAQAEDTRLALVVAPLWFLILGAAWHFNRKTPLQQARIEEWKAESASDKAAAGRTTAGSLAS, via the coding sequence ATGTCTGAACGCACCACCACGGTTGCCAGGAACACTGCAACGGAAACCGCCCGCGGAGGCCACAGCCAGGAGCCGCACCTCGCCCGGGCACTGGGCAACCGCCACATCCAGCTGCTGGCCATTGGCGGCGCCATAGGCACCGGCCTGTTCATGGGCTCCGGCAAGACCATCTCCCTTGCCGGCCCGTCCGTCATATTCGTCTACATGATCATCGGCTCCATGTTGTTCTTCGTGATGCGGGCCATGGGCGAAATCCTGCTCTCCAACCTGAACTACAAATCCTTCAGCGACTTCGCCGGCGACCTCCTGGGCCCGTGGGCCGGGTTCTTCACGGGCTGGTCCTACTGGTTCTTCTGGGTTGTCACCGGTGTGGCGGACATCGTGGCAATTGCCGGCTACGTGGACAAGCTGGCACCCGGAACCCCGCTGTGGATCCCCGCGCTCATCACCCCCGTCGTGCTGATCCTGTTGAACCTCCCGACGGTCAAGGCCTTCGGTGAAGCCGAGTTCTGGTTCGCGATCATCAAGGTGGTTGCCATCCTGGCGCTGATCGGCACCGGCATCGTCATGATCGCGACGCACTTCACCTCGCCCAACGGCGCAGTGGCAAGCCTCGCCAACATCTGGAACGACGGCGGCATGTTCCCGCACGGCATGTTCGGCTTCATCCTCGGCTTCCAGATCGCCATCTTCGCCTTCGCCGGCATCGAACTGGTGGGCACCGCGGCAGCTGAAACCAAGGACCCGGAGAAGAACCTTCCGCGGGCCATCAACTCCATCCCGATCCGCGTCCTGCTCTTCTACGTGGGCGCCCTGGTGGTCATCATGGCGGTCAACCCGTGGCGGACCATCGACGCCGCCAGCAGCCCGTTCATCGGCATGTTCACCCTGGCCGGCCTGGGAATCGCGGCAGTGGTCATCAACCTGGTGGTCCTCACCTCCGCGGCTTCCAGCGCCAACTCCGGCATCTACTCCACGTCCCGCATGGTCTACGGCCTGGCCCAGGACGGCAACGCCCCGAAGGCTTTCGGCAAGCTGAGCATCCGCAAGGTTCCGCAGAACGCCCTGCTGTTCTCCTGCATCTTCCTGCTCGCCGGACTGGTGCTGCTCTACTCGGGCGACTCCGTCATCGGCGCGTTCACCGTGGTCACCTCGGTGGCATCCGTGCTCACGATGTTCGTCTGGTCCATGATCCTGGTCAGCTACATTGTGTTCCGCCGCCGCCGGCCAGCACTCCACGCCGCGTCCGCCTTCAAGATGCCCGGCGGCTCCTTTATGCCGTACGTGGTGCTGGCATTCTTTGTGTTCATGCTTGTGGCGCTTGCCCAGGCCGAGGACACCCGGCTTGCCCTGGTGGTGGCTCCCCTCTGGTTCCTGATCCTCGGCGCGGCTTGGCATTTCAACCGCAAGACGCCGCTGCAGCAGGCCCGGATCGAAGAGTGGAAGGCTGAGTCTGCGTCAGATAAGGCCGCTGCCGGACGCACAACGGCCGGCTCGCTAGCCAGCTAG
- a CDS encoding MFS transporter, producing the protein MQRSAPAEAPEKAGILHRHYLLVTAGACALVFLAAFESLAVTTIMPLVSRELDGAALYALAFAGPLATGVIGMVAAGNWSDRRGPVGPLYASVALFVLGLLIAGTAGSMAALVAGRLVQGLGGGGMTVALYVVVARVYPPLLHPKIFAAFSAAWVIPSLVGPFAAGIVAQAASWHWVFLGVVGLVVPALLMIVPALRGLRGVPEGSSDPGRWSYGRLAWAVLAALAVLGLNLSAQVPGAGGYLAAAAVVIALVAVRPLVPRGTLLGRRGLPSVILARGLVSAAFFGAEVYLPYLLVERYSFSPTFAGLTLTGGALAWAGASAVQGRLGAKLSNVRAMKIGSVMVLAAVALALVTTVLGWPAAVAIAGWISAGGGMGLMYPRLSVMTLAMSTPDTEGFNSSAMSIADSLGGALALATTGIVFTALTATTTAGGVSGGSFAGVFALTAAIAVVAVVVAPRVAARKKS; encoded by the coding sequence GTGCAACGAAGCGCCCCCGCCGAGGCCCCAGAGAAGGCCGGAATCCTGCACCGCCACTACCTGCTGGTGACGGCCGGCGCGTGTGCCCTGGTGTTCCTGGCCGCCTTCGAGTCCCTCGCCGTGACCACCATCATGCCGCTGGTCAGCCGCGAACTGGACGGCGCCGCCTTGTATGCCCTGGCCTTCGCCGGACCGCTCGCCACCGGGGTGATCGGCATGGTGGCGGCCGGCAACTGGTCCGACCGCCGCGGACCGGTGGGTCCGCTGTACGCCTCTGTTGCCCTGTTCGTTCTGGGGCTGCTGATCGCCGGAACGGCCGGAAGCATGGCGGCCCTGGTGGCCGGGCGGCTGGTGCAGGGCCTGGGCGGCGGCGGCATGACCGTAGCGCTGTACGTTGTGGTGGCGCGCGTTTATCCGCCCCTGCTGCACCCGAAGATTTTCGCCGCGTTTTCCGCGGCATGGGTCATTCCTTCCCTGGTCGGACCCTTCGCGGCCGGAATCGTGGCCCAGGCGGCCAGCTGGCACTGGGTGTTTCTGGGCGTGGTGGGACTGGTGGTTCCGGCGCTCCTGATGATCGTGCCCGCGCTGCGCGGACTCCGAGGCGTCCCGGAGGGCAGCTCGGACCCGGGGCGGTGGTCCTACGGCCGGCTCGCGTGGGCAGTCCTTGCGGCGCTGGCCGTCCTGGGGCTGAACCTGTCCGCGCAGGTGCCGGGGGCCGGAGGATACCTGGCGGCGGCCGCCGTCGTGATTGCACTGGTGGCGGTGCGCCCGCTGGTGCCCCGCGGCACCCTGCTTGGCAGACGGGGGCTGCCGAGTGTGATCCTGGCACGGGGCCTCGTTTCGGCCGCGTTCTTTGGGGCAGAGGTCTACCTTCCGTACCTGCTGGTGGAGCGGTACTCCTTTTCCCCGACGTTCGCCGGTCTGACCCTCACCGGCGGCGCCCTTGCGTGGGCCGGGGCGTCCGCGGTCCAGGGCCGCCTGGGCGCCAAGCTCAGCAACGTCCGTGCCATGAAGATCGGGTCGGTGATGGTGCTCGCCGCCGTGGCCCTCGCCCTGGTGACCACCGTCCTGGGCTGGCCGGCCGCCGTCGCGATTGCCGGCTGGATTTCCGCCGGCGGCGGCATGGGACTGATGTATCCGCGCCTGAGCGTGATGACCCTGGCCATGTCCACGCCCGACACCGAGGGGTTCAACAGTTCGGCCATGTCCATTGCCGACTCCCTCGGCGGAGCTTTGGCCCTGGCCACCACCGGGATCGTGTTCACGGCGTTAACGGCAACGACGACGGCGGGCGGGGTTTCGGGCGGCTCCTTCGCCGGAGTCTTCGCCCTCACGGCCGCCATCGCCGTCGTCGCCGTTGTTGTTGCGCCGAGGGTTGCGGCGCGGAAGAAGTCCTAG
- a CDS encoding Lrp/AsnC family transcriptional regulator, translated as MDVSEDDLELINALQIAPRVSWSDAAGILGVHATTLAARWDRLRTAGVAWTTAHLIGDPKQMCLALVDVDCEMRQRADVTAALAAIPEVVTVEEAASNRDLMLTVITPTLGHFSESVVPQFKEIPGLLKYRTSLCTRLHVGGYAWRLNVLSKAQQNALNALAGPEAAGNVPPAGTAAPLPRSHLDLIPFLAQDGRATAAEIARSLRRNPATVQRQLNRVLSSQLLSFRCEIAQKYSGYPVTCQWFANVPPGRHEAAAAELRGLRNVRLAASTTGRTNFVIIMWLQSLAEVMNAELALQQRIPGIELAESVVVLSAAKRVGWMLNPDSTATGAVVPSAGLGLEA; from the coding sequence ATGGATGTCAGCGAAGACGATCTTGAACTGATCAATGCGCTGCAAATCGCACCACGTGTGAGCTGGTCCGATGCCGCCGGCATCCTGGGGGTGCATGCCACCACCCTGGCGGCCCGCTGGGACCGGCTGCGGACAGCCGGCGTCGCGTGGACAACAGCCCACCTGATCGGCGACCCGAAGCAGATGTGCCTGGCGCTGGTGGACGTGGACTGCGAAATGCGGCAGCGCGCTGACGTCACCGCGGCGCTCGCGGCCATCCCGGAGGTGGTCACGGTGGAGGAAGCTGCCAGCAACCGCGACCTGATGCTGACGGTCATCACTCCCACCCTGGGCCACTTCAGCGAGTCGGTGGTGCCGCAGTTCAAGGAGATCCCGGGCCTGCTCAAATACCGGACCTCCCTTTGCACCCGGCTTCACGTAGGTGGCTACGCCTGGCGGCTCAACGTCCTGAGCAAGGCGCAGCAGAACGCCCTCAACGCGCTCGCCGGACCCGAGGCCGCCGGCAACGTTCCGCCAGCCGGCACGGCTGCCCCGCTGCCCCGGAGCCACCTGGACCTGATTCCGTTCCTTGCGCAGGACGGGAGGGCAACGGCGGCTGAGATCGCCCGCAGCCTGCGCCGCAATCCGGCCACCGTCCAGCGGCAGCTGAACCGGGTGCTGTCCAGCCAGTTGCTGTCCTTCCGCTGCGAAATCGCGCAGAAGTACTCCGGCTACCCGGTCACGTGCCAATGGTTCGCCAATGTGCCGCCCGGCCGGCACGAGGCCGCCGCTGCGGAACTTCGCGGTTTGCGCAATGTCCGGCTTGCCGCGTCCACCACCGGCCGGACCAACTTTGTGATCATCATGTGGCTGCAATCACTGGCCGAAGTGATGAATGCCGAACTGGCCCTCCAGCAGCGGATTCCCGGGATCGAACTGGCGGAAAGTGTGGTGGTCCTGAGTGCCGCCAAGCGGGTGGGCTGGATGCTTAACCCGGATTCGACCGCCACCGGAGCCGTTGTTCCGTCCGCCGGCCTGGGCCTGGAGGCCTAG
- a CDS encoding M20 metallopeptidase family protein, whose amino-acid sequence MSITVDAKELQDEIARFRHELHREPEIGLNLPRTQEKVLKALDGLPYEITLGESTTSVTAVLRGGAAHASARKPAVLLRADMDGLPVQERTGVDFTSRVDGAMHACGHDLHTSMLAGAARLLADRRDQLAGDVVLMFQPGEEGFDGASHMIREGVLDAAGHRVDAAYAMHVFSALEPYAQFCTKPGVILSASDGLFVTVLGAGGHGSAPHSAKDPVTAVAEMVTALQVMITRQFNMFDPVVLTVGLLQAGTKRNVIPESARFEATIRTFSEASRERMMTAVPMLLKGIAAAHGLEVDVDYRSEYPLSVTDEDETNTAERTIQELFGESRLTRWATPLSGSEDFSRVMAEVPGTFIGLSAVAPGADHTSTPFNHSPYATFDDGVLSDGAALYAELAVSRIAALAAAGN is encoded by the coding sequence ATGTCGATCACCGTCGATGCCAAGGAACTGCAGGACGAAATTGCCCGGTTCCGCCACGAACTCCATCGGGAGCCGGAGATCGGTCTGAACCTCCCCCGGACCCAGGAGAAGGTACTCAAGGCCCTGGACGGCCTGCCGTATGAAATCACCCTTGGGGAGAGCACGACGTCGGTCACCGCGGTCCTGCGCGGCGGCGCAGCGCACGCTTCGGCCCGGAAACCGGCGGTCCTGCTCCGCGCGGACATGGACGGCCTGCCCGTCCAGGAACGCACCGGCGTCGACTTCACCTCACGAGTCGACGGCGCCATGCACGCCTGCGGCCACGACCTCCACACCTCCATGCTGGCCGGCGCCGCCCGGCTCCTGGCCGATCGCCGGGATCAGCTGGCCGGCGATGTTGTCCTGATGTTCCAGCCGGGAGAGGAAGGCTTCGACGGCGCCTCTCACATGATCCGTGAAGGCGTCCTGGACGCTGCCGGCCACCGAGTGGATGCCGCTTACGCCATGCACGTGTTCTCCGCCCTGGAACCGTACGCCCAGTTCTGCACCAAGCCCGGCGTCATCCTGAGCGCCTCGGACGGACTTTTCGTCACCGTCCTGGGTGCCGGCGGCCACGGCTCCGCACCGCACTCCGCTAAGGACCCGGTGACGGCCGTGGCCGAGATGGTGACCGCGCTGCAGGTGATGATCACGCGCCAGTTCAACATGTTTGATCCCGTGGTCCTCACAGTGGGCCTCCTGCAGGCAGGCACCAAGCGCAACGTCATCCCGGAATCCGCGCGCTTCGAAGCCACCATCCGCACGTTCTCGGAGGCATCCCGGGAACGGATGATGACGGCCGTTCCCATGCTCCTCAAGGGCATCGCCGCCGCCCACGGACTGGAGGTGGATGTGGACTACCGCTCCGAGTATCCGCTCAGCGTCACGGACGAGGACGAGACGAACACTGCCGAAAGGACCATCCAGGAGCTGTTCGGAGAGTCGCGCCTTACCCGCTGGGCCACCCCGCTCAGCGGTTCGGAGGACTTCTCCCGGGTGATGGCGGAGGTGCCCGGAACCTTTATCGGGCTCAGCGCCGTTGCACCGGGTGCGGATCACACGTCCACCCCTTTCAACCATTCCCCCTACGCCACCTTTGACGACGGCGTCCTCTCCGACGGCGCAGCGCTCTACGCGGAGCTCGCTGTTTCCCGCATCGCGGCCCTTGCGGCTGCCGGCAACTGA